One segment of Metallosphaera cuprina Ar-4 DNA contains the following:
- the prs gene encoding ribose-phosphate diphosphokinase, giving the protein MIVLGGTASNGIDERLSKIIGAKLVKVEHKVFPDGESYIRVPSSLAGEEVILVQTTQPPQDKNLIELFLTIEAIKDVGATKVTAVVPYLAYSRQDRRFLDGEAISVKTILNLIHSLGASTFITVEPHHPESLSYFPGEVKVVDPLPSLAREIAKVVKRPFVLGPDRGAAGRAERLARELNCDFSYLEKERDRRTGEIKVRGVGLPSLKGFDVILVDDIVSTGGTLLEASKIAYSLGAESVNVVAAHMLLVNGALQKLKQANVKEIIGSNSVVPKERVNLVDISDQIAVKL; this is encoded by the coding sequence ATGATTGTCTTAGGTGGAACCGCAAGCAACGGAATAGATGAAAGGCTTTCAAAGATAATAGGAGCTAAGTTAGTTAAGGTTGAGCATAAGGTTTTCCCAGATGGAGAGTCTTACATAAGGGTGCCGAGCTCCTTAGCTGGAGAGGAAGTCATACTGGTCCAAACGACACAGCCCCCTCAAGATAAAAACCTGATAGAGCTCTTTTTAACTATCGAGGCGATAAAGGACGTTGGTGCAACCAAGGTTACCGCGGTAGTTCCCTATCTAGCTTACTCAAGGCAGGACAGAAGGTTCTTAGACGGTGAGGCAATAAGCGTAAAAACTATCCTAAACCTCATTCACTCTCTAGGTGCTTCAACGTTTATCACTGTTGAACCTCACCACCCTGAATCGTTAAGTTACTTCCCAGGAGAGGTTAAGGTCGTAGACCCTCTCCCCTCCTTGGCTAGAGAGATAGCCAAGGTCGTGAAAAGACCTTTCGTACTCGGTCCTGATAGAGGGGCTGCCGGAAGGGCGGAGAGGCTGGCCAGGGAGTTGAACTGTGATTTCTCGTACTTAGAGAAGGAAAGAGATAGGCGAACGGGAGAGATAAAGGTAAGAGGTGTAGGCTTACCGTCATTAAAGGGGTTTGACGTGATCTTAGTGGACGACATAGTGAGCACGGGTGGTACGCTACTTGAGGCGAGTAAGATCGCTTACTCCTTAGGAGCGGAGAGCGTGAACGTCGTGGCGGCTCACATGCTTCTAGTTAATGGGGCTCTTCAGAAATTGAAGCAAGCTAACGTAAAGGAAATAATAGGCTCTAACTCGGTAGTTCCAAAAGAGAGAGTCAACCTTGTTGACATATCAGATCAAATAGCTGTGAAGTTATGA
- a CDS encoding ATP/GTP-binding protein, with protein sequence MYYVFFVGTAGSGKTTMVKEFQDYLLDQEMDASIVNMDPAVESLPYVPDFDVRDYIDSRDVMQRFGLGPNSSLIVSIDLLLTKATEIKSDLGNIESNYVLVDTPGQIELFAYRDSGRTFSSLLVGDNKSVNVFLMDSFLAKESRSYVSLLLLSSSVRFRLGTPQVNVLSKTDLLSKEELERVTSWGEGENLLDSLGTIDDYSFELVRTLMESLEVPPLPVSSQTRQGFDELYALIQRILAGGEDFETEENNSRL encoded by the coding sequence ATGTATTACGTTTTCTTCGTTGGGACGGCTGGTTCCGGGAAAACTACCATGGTTAAGGAGTTCCAAGATTACCTTCTGGACCAAGAGATGGACGCCTCAATAGTTAACATGGATCCTGCCGTTGAGTCCCTTCCTTACGTACCCGACTTTGACGTAAGAGATTACATCGATTCTAGGGACGTAATGCAGAGGTTTGGATTAGGACCTAACTCATCCCTCATCGTATCAATAGATCTCCTTCTGACTAAGGCTACGGAGATTAAAAGCGATTTAGGGAACATAGAGTCGAACTACGTTCTGGTTGACACTCCCGGTCAAATTGAGCTCTTCGCCTATAGGGATAGTGGGAGGACCTTCTCCTCCCTTTTAGTTGGGGACAACAAGAGCGTCAACGTGTTCCTCATGGACTCATTCTTAGCTAAGGAAAGTAGAAGTTACGTCTCTTTGTTACTCCTCTCAAGTTCGGTCAGGTTCAGATTGGGTACCCCTCAAGTTAACGTTCTCTCAAAGACGGATCTGCTAAGCAAGGAGGAATTAGAGAGGGTTACAAGTTGGGGCGAAGGAGAGAACCTATTGGACAGCTTAGGGACGATAGACGACTACTCCTTTGAGCTGGTGAGGACATTGATGGAGAGCTTAGAGGTCCCACCCCTTCCCGTCTCGTCTCAAACTAGACAAGGCTTTGACGAGTTGTATGCGCTAATACAAAGGATTCTGGCTGGGGGTGAGGATTTCGAAACGGAGGAGAACAACAGTAGACTTTGA
- a CDS encoding DNA polymerase III sliding clamp, translating into MRFKVIDANSVTSIFRTLAEFMPDVTLVGTKEGIKIRGVDPSRVTLVNLFIPKGYFHEYESGEKDLLTVKLQDLIDSLSSVRKNDSLTFELKESSLYVTLDGEFERTFVLPILSGEEGTYPSLQLELNAKVKMLTSTFSEVMRVLSDLGKTVTLSFEEGKLVISVEGDIGSSKIELTEDSGLLEASGSEAKSTYSLDYLEKTVNMRDSSDVVELNFGTQLPLKLRFELPQDGYGEFYIAPRAE; encoded by the coding sequence ATGAGATTCAAGGTTATCGACGCCAACTCCGTAACGTCAATCTTCAGAACGCTAGCGGAGTTCATGCCAGACGTTACGCTCGTAGGGACTAAGGAGGGGATAAAGATAAGAGGAGTGGATCCCTCTAGGGTTACGTTAGTAAACCTGTTCATACCTAAAGGGTACTTCCACGAGTATGAGAGCGGAGAGAAAGACCTGTTAACAGTTAAGTTACAAGACCTGATAGACTCGCTCTCCAGCGTCAGGAAGAACGACAGCTTAACCTTCGAGTTGAAGGAAAGCTCGCTGTACGTCACGTTGGACGGAGAGTTCGAGAGGACGTTCGTGCTTCCCATCCTTTCCGGAGAGGAGGGAACATATCCCTCTTTGCAGCTCGAGCTAAACGCCAAAGTTAAGATGTTGACCTCCACCTTCTCTGAGGTCATGCGAGTCCTGAGCGATTTAGGTAAAACAGTTACGCTCTCGTTTGAGGAAGGGAAACTAGTGATCTCAGTGGAAGGTGATATAGGTTCCTCTAAGATTGAGCTAACGGAGGACTCCGGACTTCTAGAGGCTTCAGGAAGTGAGGCGAAAAGCACTTACAGTCTCGATTACCTAGAGAAAACAGTTAACATGAGGGACTCCTCAGACGTGGTTGAGTTAAACTTCGGGACTCAATTACCGCTTAAATTGAGGTTCGAGTTACCTCAGGATGGTTACGGTGAGTTCTACATCGCCCCAAGGGCAGAATAA
- the priS gene encoding DNA primase small subunit PriS, which translates to MVTVSSTSPQGQNKIVRMLYREYYERAELSLPFDMELREFAYQPMDSGSYVRHLSFSSLQELRQALVQDVPAHLFYSSAKYQRPTARDMEEKGWMGSDLQFDLDADHLCETRKIVFCPVCGKEVIGGKCQEHGVDAREYVEISVDCLKRTWELANVLAEILREDFDLKPRIFFSGNRGFHVLVECSGECALMDSEDRKEIVRYVSGEGVPFKGHEGDPGWAGRILRTKGVEVDEQVTVDIHRLIRIPGSVHGKSSLLVKEMEEFVYDISLSPFKGRAVLYPFISGEFTLIDTKFYLNKGEPISMTAGYAIFAYSKGLGEVSYYAR; encoded by the coding sequence ATGGTTACGGTGAGTTCTACATCGCCCCAAGGGCAGAATAAAATCGTCAGGATGCTATACAGGGAGTACTATGAGAGAGCTGAGCTATCCTTACCCTTTGACATGGAATTAAGGGAGTTCGCTTATCAACCCATGGATAGTGGGAGTTACGTGAGGCACCTCTCCTTCTCTTCCCTGCAGGAGCTCAGACAGGCCCTAGTTCAGGACGTTCCGGCTCACCTTTTCTACTCCTCAGCCAAATATCAAAGACCGACAGCAAGGGATATGGAGGAGAAAGGTTGGATGGGCTCCGACCTTCAGTTTGACCTAGATGCGGATCACCTGTGCGAAACTAGGAAAATAGTCTTCTGCCCGGTTTGTGGAAAGGAGGTGATCGGAGGTAAGTGTCAAGAGCACGGTGTGGATGCAAGGGAGTACGTAGAGATCAGCGTAGATTGCCTCAAGAGGACTTGGGAGCTAGCTAACGTGCTAGCTGAGATCCTCAGGGAAGACTTCGATCTTAAACCCAGGATATTTTTCTCAGGGAACAGGGGCTTTCACGTCCTCGTTGAGTGTAGCGGTGAATGCGCCCTAATGGACTCTGAGGACAGGAAAGAGATAGTGAGGTACGTCTCAGGAGAGGGTGTCCCATTTAAGGGACATGAGGGAGACCCAGGATGGGCGGGGAGGATCTTGAGAACTAAGGGAGTTGAGGTAGATGAGCAGGTTACTGTGGACATCCATAGGTTGATCAGGATACCTGGGTCTGTCCACGGAAAGAGCTCCCTTTTAGTTAAGGAAATGGAAGAGTTCGTTTACGACATTTCTCTTTCCCCATTCAAGGGAAGGGCAGTTCTATATCCGTTTATAAGCGGGGAGTTCACCTTGATTGATACAAAGTTTTATCTAAATAAGGGTGAGCCGATCTCCATGACGGCAGGCTACGCAATATTCGCCTACTCAAAGGGCTTGGGGGAGGTGAGCTATTACGCTAGATGA